Proteins encoded in a region of the Zea mays cultivar B73 chromosome 2, Zm-B73-REFERENCE-NAM-5.0, whole genome shotgun sequence genome:
- the LOC100192525 gene encoding putative DUF1618 domain containing family protein translates to MSAIGLVQGSRAGKEAKQEPESEQEADSEPHQRKWVALVSVPVLLGNADDDRAQAMALGTDVQLDLKDPPLPSYLVLHPRVSPNPRSNEEPLSAYILAADRSGYILLQVVEGNRPDFFLCDTHSRTVTIIPPVCSYLRTGLDIDIRPNLSIGLIADPLQGHYVVAQLHPATLHRYRLLCYSTAKREWNVRYLTRQEDHLMINTSIDNAVLAHNGCLWWIALGYGIFFCDPVTPVLELAELRFLPFPAGCQMNAYASLCPKHLKQRRCVRPSEGKLRFVEIRGFYCNVDWSIRYDDVLFEPTVRMWTLEDPERPDPWTLEYEVPLADIWNNETYANARLPPGEVPQVALVDPNNHCVVYFFQGSKLFGFDMQNKQVIACKKCLIDRNKVIMFQSSRPIVDAWELSSPPPFMLSEDDGDLSSEDIVFPRGKKRRVCKFVHSWTSSRPVVGRTWKIASPPPDASSHTSGDQADDAPSSPKGAE, encoded by the exons ATGTCGGCGATTGGATTGGTGCAGGGGTCGCGTGCCGGCAAGGAAGCTAAGCAGGAGCCAGAGTCGGAGCAGGAGGCAGATTCGGAGCCTCATCAGCGCAAGTGGGTGGCCCTCGTCTCCGTTCCCGTCCTCCTCGGCAACGCGGACGACGATCGGGCCCAGGCGATGGCCCTCGGCACCGACGTGCAGCTCGACCTCAAAGACCCGCCGCTACCCTCCTACCTGGTGCTGCACCCCCGCGTGTCCCCCAACCCCAGGAGTAACGAAGAGCCGCTGTCCGCCTACATCCTCGCCGCCGACCGCTCCGGCTACATCCTCCTCCAGGTCGTCGAAGGGAACCGCCCGGACTTCTTCCTCTGCGATACGCACAGTCGTACCGTCACCATCATCCCCCCGGTGTGCTCCTATCTTCGGACTGGACTGGACATCGACATCCGCCCCAACCTCAGCATCGGCCTCATCGCCGACCCGCTCCAAGGCCACTACGTGGTGGCCCAGCTCCATCCCGCAACCTTGCACCGCTACAGGCTCCTCTGCTACTCCACCGCCAAACGTGAGTGGAATGTCAGGTACCTCACCCGCCAAGAGGACCACCTGATGATCAACACCTCGATCGACAACGCCGTGCTCGCCCACAACGGCTGCCTCTGGTGGATCGCCCTCGGCTACGGCATATTCTTCTGCGACCCCGTCACGCCCGTCCTCGAGCTCGCCGAGCTCCGCTTCCTCCCTTTTCCGGCCGGCTGCCAGATGAACGCCTACGCGTCCTTATGCCCGAAGCACCTCAAGCAGCGACGCTGCGTCAGGCCCAGCGAGGGCAAGCTGCGATTCGTCGAGATCCGCGGCTTCTACTGCAACGTCGATTGGTCGATTCGCTACGACGACGTGCTCTTCGAACCCACCGTCCGGATGTGGACGCTCGAAGACCCGGAGCGCCCGGACCCCTGGACATTAGAGTACGAGGTGCCCTTGGCAGATATCTGGAACAACGAGACCTATGCCAACGCCCGCCTGCCTCCGGGCGAGGTGCCCCAGGTCGCCCTCGTCGACCCCAACAATCACTGTGTCGTCTACTTCTTCCAGGGCTCGAAGCTCTTCGGCTTCGACATGCAAAACAAGCAGGTCATCGCCTGCAAGAAATGCCTAATAGACCGTAATAAAGTCATCATGTTCCAATCGTCCCGCCCCATCGTCGATGCCTGGGAGCTGTCATCACCACCACCATTTATGCTCTCGGAAGACGACGGCGACCTTTCATCAGAAG ATATTGTTTTTCCGAGAGGAAAGAAGCGCCGGGTGTGCAAGTTTGTTCACTCTTGGACCAGTAGTAGACCAGTAGTGGGGAGGACATGGAAGATAGCATCACCACCACCCGATGCATCATCTCATACCTCGGGTGACCAAGCTGATGATGCACCCTCTTCTCCCAAGGGCGCTGAGTAG